Proteins encoded in a region of the Falco rusticolus isolate bFalRus1 chromosome 10, bFalRus1.pri, whole genome shotgun sequence genome:
- the LOC119154212 gene encoding ammonium transporter Rh type A-like: protein MATPPPAHPRRLLPLFLGLFQGALLLFFAFFVNYNEPSAQAADTNFMANQLYGIFPLFQDIQVMLVVGLGLLLTFLPRYGLSVLTHNFLLLNFSMQWALVLQGLLHHFHHGQVRLDLHNLLTTEFAAVTVLISVGAVLGRTSLCQLLIMATCEVPIYLASEWAIITSLGVLDAGGTITIHVFSCYFGLGVSKALFRTAQWPVHPKETPTPHSDLLSLVGTLILWVFWPSFIAILCQPGDAQHRAILNTLLAMSASAVTTVVVSSLLERDGKLSPGHLQNGSLAGGVAIGTVADMAMPPVAALALGSLSAVVCILGFRFLTPLLVSKLTLQDQCGIHNLHGLPGILGAAASAMAILVASNNTSSSHFSQGSPTGGNASEVVVGQWEDHRAGRQALYQVAGLAVAGGGSLLAGLLTGAVLRLPCLPQPPEQLCFDDSLYFKIQDQSESLGPGGTAEEVALALKEHV from the coding sequence ATGGCCAcaccaccccctgcccacccccgccgcctcctgcccctcttcctGGGACTCTTCCAAGGTGCCCTGCTCCTTTTCTTCGCCTTCTTCGTCAACTACAATGAGCCCTCAGCGCAGGCAGCGGACACCAACTTCATGGCCAACCAACTCTACGGCATCTTCCCCCTCTTCCAGGACATCCAGGTGAtgctggtggtggggctgggtcTCCTGCTGACGTTCCTGCCCCGCTATGGGCTCAGTGTCCTCACCCACAACTTCCTCCTGCTCAACTTCTCCATGCAATGGGcgctggtgctgcagggcttgCTCCATCATTTCCACCATGGTCAGGTGCGTCTAGACCTCCACAACCTCCTCACCACTGAGTTTGCTGCCGTGACAGTGCTTATCTCCGTGGGAGCTGTCCTGGGGAGGAccagcctctgccagctcctcaTCATGGCCACCTGCGAAGTCCCCATCTACCTCGCCAGTGAGTGGGCCATCATCACATCTCTGGGTGTCCTGGATGCGGGAGGTACCATCACGATCCATGTCTTCTCCTGCTATTTCGGCCTCGGTGTGTCCAAGGCTCTGTTCAGGACGGCACAGTGGCCAGTGCATCCCAAGGAGACCCCAACACCCCACTCTGACCTCCTGTCCCTGGTGGGGACACTTATCCTCTGGGTTTTCTGGCCCAGCTTCATAGCTATCCTCTGCCAACCGGGAGATGCCCAGCACCGCGCCATCCTGAACACCCTCCTGGCCATGAGCGCCAGTGCTGTGACCACTGTGGTGGtctccagcctgctggagaGGGACGGCAAGCTCAGCCCTGGCCACCTGCAGAACGGCAGCCTGGCCGGCGGGGTGGCCATCGGCACGGTCGCTGACATGGCCATGCCACCGGTAGCTGCTcttgccctgggcagcctctcgGCTGTGGTGTGCATCCTTGGCTTCAGGTTCCTCACCCCACTCCTGGTGAGCAAGCTCACACTGCAGGACCAGTGTGGCATCCACAACCTCCACGGCTTGCCCGGCATCCTTGGTGCTGCAGCCAGCGCCATGGCCATCCTGGTGGCATCCAACAACACCTCCAGCTCCCACTTCTCCCAGGGGTCGCCCACTGGGGGCAATGCCAgtgaggtggtggtgggacaGTGGGAAGACCACAGGGCGGGCAGGCAGGCGCTGTACcaggtggcagggctggcagtggcTGGTGGGGGCTCGCTGCTCGCCGGGCTGCTCACCGGTGCAGTGCTccggctgccctgcctgccccagccacccGAGCAGCTCTGCTTCGATGACTCACTGTATTTTAAGATTCAGGATCAGAGTGAGAGCCTGGGGCCAGGTGGCACTGCTGAGGAAGTAGCCCTGGCTCTGAAGGAGCACGTTTAG